The DNA segment CAGCACGGTGGGCACCTGGGGCTctgggagagaaagggaaggtcAGGGGGTCCTGCAAAGAGATTCAGGGTGAAGGATGCATGGTCTGAGGTGGGCAGCAGGGAGGGGGCTCCGTACCCCAGTGCTGAAAGAGCGGCTGGTCCAGGCCCCAGTGCTCCACCTTGCAGTCATAGAAGTCGTCCGCCAAGGGCACAAAGGTCAAGTAGTAGAACTTCCGGAACGAGTGGTCAGGCTGGGCGTAGAAGCTGGTCTGGGTCACGCCCTGGGTGACGGGCTGGCCGTTGCGCAGCCAGGTGACGTTGATGACCGGGGGGAAGATGTTGTCCACGATGCAGATGAGGACGTTGGGCTCGCCCAGCTGCACGCGAGACTTGGGCAGCACAGCCACTCTGGGGGGCACTAGGAAGAAGCAGGCCTTGAATCCCACAGGAGCAGCCTCCAGCTGGGGCCTCATCAGGGATGGATTGAGGGGAGCTTCCTGGTATTAGCCTTCTGAGAGCAGTGGAGGCTCTGGGCTGGTGACACTGGGGCAGAAGCGGGGAACAGAGGGACAAGAGAATGAAGGGACAGGGGGTGCCCAGGGGGTGCCGTATCTGCCAGGCAGGAGGGGTCATTCCTATAGGAAGGGGCTGTGGAAGGAATCTGAGGAGATCTAGAACCTCCCGGGAAAGAAAGGGGTTGAGAACAACAGTCTCAGATTTTGAGAGTGGGGCCAGGGAGCCAACAGAGGCCTGAGGGCTGGGGCAGAGGCTTCTCTGGACCTCCTCTGcttgctgggggcctggggggcATGGGCAGGGGAAGGGCCCAGTACCGTTGGGGGCTCTGGTGCCGTTGGAGCGCTCCACCAAGACCTCCAGATGCGCTTTGATCATTGCGATACTGACCAGCCCGTTCTGCGGGTCAAAGTAGGCGAAGTTGCCAAATTCAGGCAGATGCCACACAGCCTCCCTCTTCTTTAGGTCCACAGAGAACAGCTGTTCTCCATCAAAATCATAGGTGAACTGACCTGCACCGTCATAAGACTGGTAGAAGGCTGGTCCGTAGGAACCCATGTGGTCAGCTGTGTTGGGTGAGTTCAGGGTcagggggagaaaagaaaaggtatcAGCTCTCATCCATCAGGTGTGATGGGTTGAGTTCTGAGCTATGCCCCATCCTGGGTTCTGTGTGGGGGAAGAGTCCTGTTCTGACACTGAGTTGGTCCCTGGAGAGCAGAGGAGTTGCTGAGGGTTGGAAAGGAGAGGATGGAGGGGCTGGCCAGCGCACAGGCAAGGGTTCAGCCCAGCACACTGCGCTGGAAGAAGAGAGGCCACCTAAACTCAGGCTTGTGGTCCCAGAGCTAAATCTTGACTCTGACCTCCAGTCCCAGTGCAGTCCTGTGCGCGAGATGAGAAGAGTAGGGGTGGGAcgaggagaaactgaggctaaaAGCACCCatggaatgcaaggattcttcaatatatgcaaatcgaTCAGTGTgatgcaccatattaacaaattgaaagataaaaaccatacgctcatctcaatagatgcagaaaaagcctctgacaaaattcagcacccatttatcaTAAAAACGCTTCAAAAAatggcatagaaggaacctatctcaacatagcaaaggccatatatgataagcccacagcaaacattattctcagtggtgaaaaactgaaagcattccctctaagatcaggaacaagacaagggtgtccattctcaccactattattgaacatagttttggaagtcctagctacaacaattagagaagaaaaagaaatgaaaggaatccagatcagaagagaagtaaaactctcactgtttgcagatgacatgatactatacatagaaaccCCCAAAGAAACTATTAAAGCTGatcagtgaattcagcaaagtcacGGTACAAGGTCAgtgcacagaaatcacttgcatttctatataccaacaaacaatgaaaaaatcagaaagaaaattaaggaatcaatcccattcaccgttgtaacaaaaagaacaaaatatctaggaataaacctacctaaggagacaaaagaactgtatatgaaaaagtataagacactgatgaaagaagtcaaagatgccataaacagatggagagatactccatgttcctgggtaggaagaatcaatattgtgaaagtgactatactaccaactgcaatctacagattcagtccAACGCCTATCAAatcaccaatggcatttttcacagaactagaacaaaaagacATCTCAAAACTTGtatagagacacaaaagaccccaaagagccaaagtactcttgagaaagaagaatggagttggTAGAATcaatctttctgacttcagactatactacaaagctacagtcatcaagacagtatggtactgccacaaaaacagaaatatagaccgaTGGAACAAGAtcgaaagctcagaaataaacccacggacctatgggtaccttatttttgacaaaggaggcaagaatatacaatggggcaaagatagcctcttcaataagtggttctgggaaaactggacagctacatgcaaatgaatgaaattagaatgtttcctaatgccatacacaaagagaaactcaaaatggattaaaaccctaaatgtaagaccagaagctatgaaactcttagaggaaaacataggcagaacacttgatgacataaatgaaagcaagatcttctatgacccacctcctagagtaatgaaaataaaaataaacaagtgagacctaattaaacatgAAAGCTttcgcacagcaaaggaaactacaaacaaggtgaaaggtgaaaagacagccctcagaatgggagaaaataatagcaagtgaaacggctgacaaaggattaatttccaaaatatacaagcagctcatacaactcaacaccggaaaaacaaacaacccaatcaacaagtgggaaaaagacctaaacagacctttctccaaagaagacatacagatggctaacaaacacgtgaaaagatgctcaacatcgctcattattggagaaatgcaaatcaaaactacagtgagataccacctcacaccagtcagaatggccatcatcaaaaagtctacagacaataaatgctggagagggtgtggacgaaagggaacactcttgcactgttggtgggaatgtaaattgatacagccactatggaagatggtatggagattccttaaaaagctagaaataaagccaccatatgatccatcaactccactcctaggcatataccctgaggaaaccgaaattgaaaaagacacatgtaccccattgttcattgcagcactatttacaatagctagagcaTGGACACgacctagatgcccatcgacagatgaatggataaagaaattgtggtacatacacacaatagaatattactcagccatgaaaaggaacagatttgagtcagttctaaagaggtggacgaacctagagcctcttatgcagagtgaagtaagtcagaaagagaaatataaatattgtatattgatgcatatatatggaatctaaaaggaTGGTCCTGATaactttattttcagggcagcaatggagaaacagacatagaaagcagacCTACGGacaaggggggaggggaggagggagaggggagatgcatggagagtagcatggaaacgtACAATAGCCTATGTACAATACATGGCCGGTGGGAATCTgctctatgactcagggaactcaaacaggggccctgtgacaatctagaagggtggggtggggagggagacgggggggagttttgggagggaggggacatgggggtACCCATGGCCGATTCTTGTTGAtgaatgacagaaaaccacaaaattctgtaaagcaattatccttcaactgagcaactgaactgaactgaattatccttcaatttttgaaaaaaggccaaaaaaaaaaaaaaaagagcatccaTGGAACTGTGGGCACAGAGATGCAGTGTAAGCGGGTGTGAGGGGAAACAGGAGATGGCTGTAGGAGTAAGAACTAAGAAGGGCAGAAAAAGACAGCCCAAGGTATTGCAGAGAGCAATGGAAAGGGGATTCGAAGTTCAAAGTTCACGTTCCATCTCTTCTGCTCAGAGCATTATGACTAAATGTGTCTCTTAACATGAAGGAGGCTCAGCTTTCTAGAAATTAGGGTTTAGGTGACTGTGGATAAGATGGCTTGATAGTCCTATGAAGTTAATTGCACAGCAGTCATGAGAAACCACCGTGTGGGCAGCACGATACAGGCCCCAGGGGAGTATAGACCAACCAGCTGTGGGCCCTGCAGACAAGGAGCTCATGCACAGAGCAGGATAAAGACATAAACAACTCTCTATTGACCTGGTAAAAAATATGGTACTAGAGCTGGAGGTGCATGGGCACATTTCAAACCAGGAATTCTACAGAAATCAGGATGCTGGGActcccttggcagtccagtggctaagactccatgcttccaatgcaggggaggcaggtttgatccttaggcaGGGAACTAGGATAGCACATGCTGTGCATCTTGgccacagaattttaaaaatataaattaaagaaaaagagatggtGTTCCTTGGctgtacagtggataagaatccacctgccagtgcaggggacacgggtccgatccctggtctggggaaatTCCACACggcgtggagcagctaagctggTGCACTGCAGCTACCGAGCCCTGGCCCCCTCAAGCCTGCGCCCCACAACGAGGGAAGCCGggacaccgcagctagagagccacctggcttgctgcagctagagaaagtctatgcacagcagtgaagacccagcacaaccaaaaggaaataaatgcatgaaagttgtttttaaaaaatcaggatgCTGGGCAGCAAGATGGAGGTTTGGGTCTCAGAGAGGGGGGTaaggggactttcttggtggtccagtggttaagactccacctttcaatgcaggggttacaagttcgatccctggccagggggtagctgctgctaagtcgcctcagtcgtgtccgactctgtgcgaccccatagatggcagcccatcaggctccaccgttcctgggattctccaggcaaagatccTACAATGCCGTAcatccaaaaaaccaaaacatagaacagaagcaatgttgtaacaaatccaatgaagactttaaaaatggtccacagttaaaaaaaaaaaaattctaaaaaacgaaaggaaggagggagga comes from the Capricornis sumatraensis isolate serow.1 chromosome 22, serow.2, whole genome shotgun sequence genome and includes:
- the LOC138069658 gene encoding HLA class II histocompatibility antigen, DO alpha chain-like, with translation MVLRGRLVLGLHTLMTLLSPQEVGAIKADHMGSYGPAFYQSYDGAGQFTYDFDGEQLFSVDLKKREAVWHLPEFGNFAYFDPQNGLVSIAMIKAHLEVLVERSNGTRAPNVPPRVAVLPKSRVQLGEPNVLICIVDNIFPPVINVTWLRNGQPVTQGVTQTSFYAQPDHSFRKFYYLTFVPLADDFYDCKVEHWGLDQPLFQHWEPQVPTVLPDTTGTLVCALGLILGLGGFLGGITLIITGTCLSSAPRASQVVLVIKNVPA